The proteins below come from a single Gordonia sp. X0973 genomic window:
- a CDS encoding DEDD exonuclease domain-containing protein: protein MSASVHGGIDQSLATTPFVVVDLETTGGSPERDAITEIGAVRICGGEVVGEFATLVDPGRPIPTEIVTLTGITEAMVVAAPTIGEVLPAFLEFARGSVLVAHNSRFDLGFLTASANRLGLDWHFPATLCTVALARRVLTREEAPAVRLSALAALFDATTTPTHRALDDARATVDVLHGLLERIGNRGVGTFAELLDFLPRATPAQRAKRHLADRVPRAPGVYLFRGCGDEVLYVGTAVDLRRRVRSYFAGDSRPRIAEMVALSSRVDHVVCAHDLEAGVRELRLLAAHNPAYNRRSTQPRRGWWVSLTEERFPRFTVGRSARPEPGPLGEPTSIGPIPQRATAQAVADALTRATGLRSCTTRLGARRDYHWCPPHSVSPTTRPVSPTAGPVRGPSSSTAVPATRAGPGDCAAASPIPESVTDYLPRVRAALDVVAGRSDAALHELAATVAAAAEAEHFETAARHRDSLAAVVAALARCHRLRALCDLEQFVVARPGPAGGWRFAVVRHGRLAGAGTADAHTPPMPVVEAVIAAAETVIPSAGPLHGAAPEEAALVYRWITAADARIVDASGGLALPRFSACGWEGWAVRARAARSRETTDGRSREPAGHR, encoded by the coding sequence ATGTCGGCCAGCGTCCACGGCGGAATCGACCAGTCGCTGGCCACCACGCCGTTCGTCGTCGTCGACCTGGAGACCACCGGCGGCAGCCCGGAACGTGACGCGATCACCGAGATCGGCGCGGTGCGGATCTGCGGCGGCGAGGTCGTCGGAGAATTCGCGACGCTGGTCGACCCGGGACGTCCGATCCCGACGGAGATCGTGACGCTGACCGGGATCACCGAGGCGATGGTCGTCGCGGCACCCACGATCGGCGAGGTCCTGCCCGCCTTTCTCGAGTTCGCCCGCGGCAGCGTGCTCGTCGCACACAACTCCCGCTTCGACCTCGGCTTCCTCACCGCGTCGGCAAACCGCCTCGGACTCGACTGGCACTTCCCCGCGACGCTGTGCACCGTGGCGCTGGCGCGCCGCGTCCTGACCCGCGAGGAGGCCCCCGCTGTTCGGCTGTCGGCGCTGGCCGCGCTCTTCGACGCGACGACGACTCCGACGCACCGGGCCCTCGACGACGCACGGGCGACGGTGGACGTCCTGCACGGCCTGCTCGAACGCATCGGGAACCGGGGCGTCGGCACCTTTGCCGAACTGTTGGACTTCCTCCCGCGGGCCACCCCCGCGCAACGGGCCAAACGCCATCTCGCCGACCGCGTGCCGCGCGCGCCGGGTGTCTATCTGTTCCGCGGATGCGGCGACGAGGTGCTGTACGTCGGCACCGCGGTGGACCTCCGCCGCCGGGTCCGGTCCTACTTCGCCGGGGATTCCCGCCCCCGGATCGCGGAGATGGTGGCGTTGTCGAGCAGGGTCGACCACGTGGTCTGCGCCCACGACCTGGAAGCCGGGGTCCGCGAACTGCGGTTGCTCGCCGCGCACAACCCCGCCTACAACCGGCGCTCGACCCAACCCAGGCGCGGCTGGTGGGTCTCGCTCACCGAGGAGCGCTTCCCGCGCTTCACCGTCGGCCGGTCCGCGCGTCCGGAGCCCGGCCCGTTGGGCGAGCCGACATCGATCGGACCGATCCCGCAGCGGGCCACCGCACAGGCCGTGGCCGATGCACTCACGCGAGCGACCGGTCTGCGGTCCTGCACCACCCGCCTGGGCGCGCGCCGGGACTACCACTGGTGCCCGCCCCACTCCGTATCTCCGACGACGAGACCGGTATCTCCGACGGCGGGGCCGGTGCGCGGGCCAAGTTCCTCGACTGCCGTCCCGGCGACCCGGGCCGGTCCCGGCGACTGCGCCGCGGCCAGCCCGATTCCCGAGTCGGTGACCGACTACCTCCCCCGGGTGCGCGCCGCCCTGGACGTCGTCGCGGGACGCTCGGACGCCGCACTGCACGAATTGGCCGCGACGGTCGCCGCGGCCGCCGAGGCCGAGCACTTCGAGACCGCCGCGCGCCACCGCGACAGTCTCGCCGCGGTGGTGGCCGCACTCGCCCGGTGCCACCGGCTCCGGGCGCTGTGCGACCTCGAGCAGTTCGTCGTGGCCCGGCCCGGGCCCGCCGGCGGGTGGCGGTTCGCGGTGGTCCGCCACGGCCGGCTGGCTGGCGCGGGTACCGCGGACGCACACACCCCGCCGATGCCCGTCGTCGAGGCCGTGATCGCGGCCGCGGAGACGGTGATCCCCTCCGCCGGGCCGCTCCACGGCGCGGCCCCCGAGGAGGCCGCGCTCGTCTACCGCTGGATCACCGCGGCCGATGCCCGGATCGTCGACGCGTCGGGCGGCCTGGCACTGCCCCGGTTCAGCGCCTGCGGCTGGGAGGGATGGGCCGTCCGGGCCCGTGCGGCGCGGAGTCGGGAGACTACCGACGGGCGAAGCCGAGAACCCGCGGGGCACCGATGA
- a CDS encoding Lrp/AsnC family transcriptional regulator has translation MLTAFVLITADVHSIPETAQDVADIDGVTEVYSCAGDVDLIAKVRVRDHEQVAEVVTNRINRLPGVARTTTHIAFRSYASSETEAGFSVGE, from the coding sequence ATGCTGACCGCTTTCGTGTTGATCACCGCAGACGTCCATTCGATCCCGGAGACCGCCCAGGACGTCGCCGACATCGACGGAGTCACCGAGGTGTACTCCTGCGCGGGTGACGTCGACCTGATCGCCAAGGTCCGGGTCCGCGACCACGAGCAGGTCGCCGAAGTCGTCACCAACCGGATCAACCGGCTGCCCGGGGTCGCCCGCACCACGACCCATATCGCCTTCCGCAGCTATGCGAGCAGCGAGACCGAGGCGGGCTTCTCCGTCGGCGAATAG
- the trpD gene encoding anthranilate phosphoribosyltransferase: MTSSQSELSWPFILGLVSENRDLTSAQAQWAMNEIMADSATSAQIAAFGLAVKMKGAAPAELDGLAEAMLAHATRVDLAGTAIDIVGTGGDRSHTVNISTMTSIVVAAAGIPVVKHGNRAASSKSGGADVLEALGVTINLGADAVVRCVAEAGIAFCFAPVFHPAFRFTGPPRKELGVPTVFNVLGPLTNPAQPRAGLIGCAFADLAPVLAQTFADRGSSVLVVRGDDGLDELTTTSTSTIWQVVDGVVTEHHIDPQADLGIDRVELSALQGGDAQDNAVVARDLFAGAVGPVRDAVLLNAAGALVAAEQTAPMTRDDLVAALAAGMTRAAHAIDSGAAAQILERWATVSGELAQD, translated from the coding sequence GTGACCAGTAGTCAGTCGGAATTGAGTTGGCCGTTCATCCTCGGTTTGGTCTCGGAGAATCGAGACCTGACCTCGGCGCAGGCGCAGTGGGCGATGAACGAGATCATGGCCGACTCGGCGACGAGTGCCCAGATCGCGGCATTCGGGCTGGCGGTGAAGATGAAGGGGGCCGCGCCGGCCGAACTCGACGGGCTCGCCGAGGCGATGCTCGCCCATGCGACGCGGGTCGACCTCGCGGGTACCGCGATCGACATCGTCGGCACCGGCGGCGACCGCTCCCACACCGTCAACATCTCGACGATGACCTCGATCGTCGTCGCGGCGGCCGGGATCCCCGTCGTCAAGCACGGGAACCGGGCGGCCTCCTCCAAGAGCGGCGGGGCCGACGTCCTCGAAGCGCTCGGGGTGACGATCAACCTGGGCGCCGACGCGGTGGTCCGATGTGTGGCCGAGGCGGGTATCGCCTTCTGCTTCGCCCCGGTGTTCCACCCGGCATTCCGTTTCACCGGACCGCCCCGTAAGGAACTCGGCGTCCCCACCGTGTTCAACGTGCTGGGACCGCTCACCAACCCGGCTCAGCCGCGCGCCGGGCTCATCGGGTGCGCCTTCGCCGATCTCGCGCCGGTTCTCGCGCAGACCTTCGCCGACCGCGGGTCGTCGGTGCTGGTGGTCCGCGGCGACGACGGCCTCGACGAGCTGACGACGACCAGCACCTCGACCATCTGGCAGGTCGTCGACGGGGTCGTGACCGAGCATCACATCGATCCGCAGGCCGATCTCGGCATCGACCGCGTCGAGCTGTCCGCACTGCAGGGCGGGGATGCACAGGACAACGCGGTGGTCGCGCGCGATCTGTTCGCCGGCGCGGTCGGCCCGGTGCGCGACGCCGTGCTGCTCAACGCCGCCGGTGCGCTGGTCGCCGCCGAGCAGACGGCGCCGATGACCCGCGACGACCTCGTCGCGGCGCTCGCCGCGGGAATGACGCGGGCCGCCCACGCGATCGATTCGGGGGCCGCCGCACAGATCCTCGAGCGCTGGGCCACGGTGAGCGGCGAGCTGGCGCAGGACTGA
- a CDS encoding heme-copper oxidase subunit III yields the protein MTSAASTPSTAITARVHSLNRPNMVSVGTIVWLSSELMFFAGLFAMYFVARANNSTGHWPMEPTELNLWLAVPVTTVLILSSVTCQMGVFAAERGDVFGLRRWYILTFIMGAFFVAGQAYEYHHLVEHGTTLASSSYGSVFYMATGFHGLHVIGGLVAFLFLLTRTWLSKFTPAQATAAIVVSYYWHFVDIVWIALFVTIYFIR from the coding sequence GTGACTAGCGCTGCAAGTACCCCGTCAACGGCCATTACGGCTCGGGTGCACTCGCTGAACCGTCCCAACATGGTCAGCGTCGGCACGATCGTATGGCTTTCCAGTGAGCTCATGTTCTTCGCCGGGCTGTTCGCGATGTACTTCGTCGCCCGCGCGAACAACTCCACCGGCCACTGGCCCATGGAGCCGACCGAACTGAACCTCTGGCTCGCCGTCCCGGTGACGACCGTCCTAATCCTCTCGTCGGTGACCTGCCAGATGGGCGTCTTCGCCGCTGAGCGCGGCGACGTCTTCGGCCTCCGCCGCTGGTACATCCTGACCTTCATCATGGGCGCGTTCTTCGTCGCCGGCCAGGCCTACGAGTACCACCACCTGGTGGAACACGGCACGACGCTGGCGAGCAGCTCCTACGGCTCGGTGTTCTACATGGCCACCGGCTTCCACGGCCTGCACGTCATCGGCGGTCTGGTCGCGTTCCTCTTCCTGCTGACCCGCACCTGGCTGTCGAAGTTCACGCCGGCGCAGGCCACGGCAGCGATCGTCGTGTCGTACTACTGGCACTTCGTCGACATCGTGTGGATCGCCCTGTTCGTCACGATCTACTTCATCCGTTAA
- a CDS encoding c-type cytochrome encodes MSTSPPSDHANADPAPAPSSTAARAAKSRRKLRRRASGTILLLAGLVSAGVITALLTPKAQVAVADPNSQSQALIDAGKKLYDTSCVSCHGTNLQGVADRGPSLIGVGDAAVYFQVASGRMPAVRNDAQVTRKPPKFTEAQITQLGKYIQSVSGGPQVYYERNADGTVKTDADGIPIVAQASLRGTNLGRGSELFRLNCASCHNFTGRGGALSSGKFAPNLDPPSEQQIYTAMLTGPQNMPKFSNRQLSLQEKKDIIGFIKYSSESHQPGGLGLGGFGPVSEGMAMWVIGIGAIVAFAMWMGSRS; translated from the coding sequence ATGAGTACATCTCCACCCTCGGATCACGCCAACGCCGATCCGGCCCCGGCGCCCAGCAGCACCGCCGCTCGCGCGGCCAAGAGCCGGCGCAAGCTGCGCCGCCGTGCGTCGGGCACGATTCTGCTCCTCGCCGGACTGGTCAGCGCCGGCGTCATCACCGCGCTGCTGACGCCGAAGGCGCAGGTCGCCGTCGCCGACCCGAATTCGCAGTCGCAGGCGCTGATCGACGCGGGCAAGAAGCTCTACGACACGTCCTGCGTCAGCTGCCACGGCACGAACCTGCAGGGTGTGGCCGACCGCGGACCGTCGCTGATCGGCGTCGGCGACGCCGCCGTCTACTTCCAGGTGGCCTCCGGCCGCATGCCCGCGGTCCGCAACGACGCGCAGGTCACGCGCAAGCCGCCGAAGTTCACCGAGGCGCAGATCACCCAGCTCGGCAAGTACATCCAGTCGGTGTCCGGCGGACCCCAGGTGTACTACGAGCGCAACGCCGACGGCACGGTGAAGACCGACGCCGACGGCATCCCGATCGTCGCGCAGGCTTCGCTGCGCGGCACCAACCTGGGCCGCGGCAGCGAGCTGTTCCGTTTGAACTGCGCCTCCTGCCACAACTTCACCGGTCGCGGCGGCGCGCTGTCGTCGGGCAAATTCGCCCCTAACCTCGACCCGCCGAGCGAGCAGCAGATCTACACGGCGATGCTGACCGGGCCGCAGAACATGCCCAAGTTCAGTAATCGCCAGCTGTCCCTTCAGGAGAAGAAGGACATCATCGGCTTCATCAAGTACTCCTCGGAGTCGCACCAGCCCGGCGGACTCGGGCTCGGCGGCTTCGGTCCGGTGAGCGAGGGCATGGCCATGTGGGTCATCGGCATCGGCGCCATCGTCGCCTTCGCAATGTGGATGGGATCGCGGTCATGA
- a CDS encoding ubiquinol-cytochrome c reductase iron-sulfur subunit produces the protein MSATENTPSSEELADMSQDELVKLGTNLDGVEILHREPRFPVAGTRAEKRAARAVAFWFTLAGISALACLIVFLFNHWKFVMPGKPNYWLYSLNTPLLGITFGLSILSIGIAIVQITKRFIPAEIAVQDRHDGGSNEVDKKTTGALLGNALETSTLPRRKMILGSAAFGLGAFALTGLVAALGGFIKNPWALREKSPLWHSGWSPIYNPADNPNETIFLRRDTGNPYQVALIRPEDLDAGGMETVFPWRPSDGHGETEESRHKLLEGLRSVRNPVMLIRLRPEDSAKVIKRKGQESFNYGDYYAYTKVCSHLGCPTSLYEQQTNRILCPCHQSQFNALEYAKPIFGPAARALAQLPLTVNNQGYMVAAGDFIEPVGPAFWERKS, from the coding sequence ATGAGCGCTACCGAAAACACCCCGTCGAGCGAAGAACTCGCCGACATGAGCCAGGACGAGCTGGTCAAACTCGGCACGAACCTCGACGGCGTCGAGATTCTCCACCGCGAACCGCGGTTCCCCGTCGCGGGGACCCGCGCCGAGAAGCGCGCAGCACGTGCCGTCGCCTTCTGGTTCACGTTGGCCGGCATCTCGGCCCTCGCCTGCCTGATCGTCTTCCTGTTCAACCACTGGAAGTTCGTGATGCCGGGCAAGCCGAACTACTGGCTCTACTCGCTGAACACGCCGCTGCTGGGCATCACCTTCGGCCTCTCGATCCTCTCGATCGGCATCGCGATCGTCCAGATCACCAAGCGGTTCATCCCCGCCGAGATCGCCGTGCAGGACCGTCACGACGGCGGCTCCAACGAAGTCGACAAGAAGACGACCGGCGCGCTGCTCGGCAACGCCCTGGAGACGTCGACGCTGCCGCGTCGCAAGATGATCCTCGGCTCGGCCGCGTTCGGTCTGGGCGCCTTCGCCCTCACCGGCCTGGTCGCCGCTCTCGGCGGATTCATCAAGAACCCGTGGGCACTGCGCGAGAAGTCACCGCTGTGGCACTCGGGCTGGTCCCCGATCTACAACCCGGCGGACAACCCCAACGAGACGATCTTCCTGCGTCGCGACACCGGTAACCCCTACCAGGTCGCGCTGATCCGCCCGGAGGATCTCGACGCCGGCGGCATGGAGACGGTCTTCCCGTGGCGTCCCTCCGACGGGCACGGCGAGACCGAGGAGTCGCGCCACAAGCTGCTCGAGGGCCTGCGCTCCGTGCGCAACCCGGTGATGCTCATCCGCCTGCGCCCCGAGGACTCGGCGAAGGTCATCAAGCGCAAGGGCCAGGAGAGCTTCAACTACGGCGACTACTACGCCTACACCAAGGTCTGCAGCCACCTCGGCTGCCCGACCTCGCTGTACGAACAGCAGACCAATCGCATCCTGTGCCCCTGCCACCAGTCGCAGTTCAACGCACTGGAGTACGCAAAGCCCATCTTCGGACCGGCTGCGCGGGCATTGGCACAGCTGCCACTCACGGTGAACAACCAGGGCTACATGGTCGCCGCCGGTGACTTCATCGAGCCCGTCGGACCGGCCTTCTGGGAGCGGAAATCATGA
- a CDS encoding cytochrome bc complex cytochrome b subunit codes for MTTSIGGRLAQQAEEVDSRYHLAAGMRRQINKVFPTHWSFLLGEVALYSFIILLLSGVYLTLFFDPSMAHVTYHGDYQPLNGVLMSRAYETTLNISFEVRGGLFVRQIHHWAALLFAASIITHMARIFFTGAFRRPREANWIIGSLLLVLAMFEGFFGYSLPDDLLSGTGVRAAMSGIVLGIPLVGTWIHWALFGGDFPGDIIIPRLYVLHILLFPAIILALIGAHLALVWYQKHTQFPGPGRTERNVVGVRILPVFAAKAGAFFAITFGLLAVMAGVFQINPVWTIGPYNPAQVSAGSQPDIYMQWTDGAARLMPPWEIYIGNHTIPAIFWVVVIITIVFGLMFSYPWIEKRLTGDDAHHNLLQRPRDVPVRTGIGAMAIAFYAILTISCMNDIIAYKFHISLNATTWMGRIGLLIVPPLAYFIAYRWAIGLQRSDRAVLEHGIETGIIKRLPQGEYIEVHQPLGPVDDHGHPIPLPYEGAAIPKKMNKLGAAGSPGTGGLLFADPPEEQKINAELEHKGHVAEHEVLRELQAQNGNPLD; via the coding sequence ATGACGACAAGCATCGGCGGACGCCTCGCGCAGCAAGCTGAAGAAGTCGATTCGCGGTATCACCTCGCCGCGGGCATGCGTCGACAGATCAACAAGGTCTTCCCGACCCATTGGTCCTTCCTGCTGGGCGAGGTCGCGCTCTACTCGTTCATCATCCTGTTGCTGTCCGGCGTGTACCTGACGCTGTTCTTCGACCCGTCGATGGCGCACGTCACCTACCACGGCGACTACCAGCCGCTCAACGGCGTCCTGATGAGCCGCGCGTACGAGACGACGCTGAACATCTCCTTCGAGGTGCGCGGCGGCCTGTTCGTCCGCCAGATCCACCACTGGGCGGCCCTGCTGTTCGCGGCGTCGATCATCACCCACATGGCGCGTATCTTCTTCACCGGTGCGTTCCGCCGTCCGCGCGAGGCCAACTGGATCATCGGCTCGTTGCTGCTGGTCCTGGCCATGTTCGAGGGATTCTTCGGATACTCGCTCCCCGACGACCTGCTGTCGGGCACCGGCGTCCGCGCCGCGATGAGCGGCATCGTCCTGGGCATCCCGCTGGTCGGCACCTGGATCCACTGGGCGCTGTTCGGCGGCGACTTCCCCGGCGACATCATTATCCCGCGTCTGTACGTGCTGCACATCCTGCTGTTCCCGGCGATCATCCTGGCGCTGATCGGCGCCCACCTGGCTCTCGTCTGGTACCAGAAGCACACGCAGTTCCCCGGCCCCGGTCGTACCGAGCGCAATGTCGTGGGCGTGCGCATCCTCCCCGTGTTCGCGGCCAAGGCCGGTGCGTTCTTCGCCATCACCTTCGGCCTGCTCGCCGTCATGGCCGGGGTCTTCCAGATCAACCCCGTGTGGACGATCGGGCCGTACAACCCGGCGCAGGTGTCCGCGGGATCGCAGCCCGACATCTACATGCAGTGGACGGACGGCGCGGCACGACTCATGCCGCCGTGGGAGATCTACATCGGCAACCACACCATCCCGGCGATCTTCTGGGTGGTCGTGATCATCACGATCGTGTTCGGCCTGATGTTCAGCTACCCGTGGATCGAGAAGCGCCTCACCGGCGACGACGCGCACCACAACCTGCTGCAGCGGCCCCGTGACGTTCCGGTGCGTACCGGCATCGGCGCGATGGCCATCGCCTTCTACGCGATCCTCACGATCTCGTGCATGAACGACATCATCGCGTACAAGTTCCACATCTCGCTGAACGCGACGACGTGGATGGGTCGTATCGGCCTGCTCATCGTCCCGCCGCTGGCGTACTTCATCGCCTACCGCTGGGCCATCGGCCTGCAGCGCAGCGATCGCGCCGTCCTCGAGCACGGAATCGAGACGGGCATCATCAAGCGCCTGCCGCAGGGTGAGTACATCGAGGTGCACCAGCCGCTCGGCCCGGTCGACGACCACGGTCACCCGATCCCGCTCCCCTACGAGGGTGCGGCGATCCCGAAGAAGATGAACAAGCTGGGTGCCGCGGGCTCCCCGGGTACCGGCGGACTCCTGTTCGCCGATCCGCCCGAGGAGCAGAAGATCAACGCCGAGCTCGAGCACAAGGGCCACGTCGCCGAGCACGAGGTCCTGCGCGAGCTGCAGGCCCAGAACGGCAATCCGCTCGACTAG
- a CDS encoding cytochrome c oxidase subunit 4 — protein MKIEARIFELLTAFFLIGAVAYTIFTGISRTGIEWAGATAFFFSAGLTLITGTYFRFVARRVEIRPEDYDEAEIEDGAGELGFFSPHSWWPILVAGGAAMFAVGFATRNFWFSIVAAGIIVITAAGLVFEYHWGPEKH, from the coding sequence ATGAAAATCGAAGCTCGCATCTTCGAGTTGCTGACGGCGTTCTTCCTGATCGGTGCGGTCGCCTACACGATCTTCACCGGTATCTCGCGGACCGGCATCGAGTGGGCCGGCGCCACCGCCTTCTTCTTCTCGGCCGGTCTGACGCTCATCACCGGAACCTACTTCCGGTTCGTCGCGCGCCGCGTCGAGATCCGCCCGGAGGACTACGACGAGGCCGAGATCGAGGACGGCGCAGGCGAACTGGGCTTCTTCAGCCCGCACAGCTGGTGGCCGATCCTGGTCGCAGGCGGCGCCGCGATGTTCGCGGTGGGCTTCGCGACCCGTAACTTCTGGTTCTCGATCGTCGCCGCCGGGATCATCGTGATCACCGCCGCCGGACTGGTCTTCGAGTACCACTGGGGTCCCGAGAAGCACTGA
- a CDS encoding cytochrome c oxidase subunit II — MKLAHDERSTARRAMTASRKVKRVGLVAALGLAALVMTGCGPREALRFGWPTGVTPEAKEMGHLWTWAVIASLIVGFMVWMVIFWCITFFRHRDGDDSFPRQTAYNMPVELTLITLPFLAIAVLFYFTVVVENKVEGKPYDPGVTVDVTAFQWNWKFGYDQIRDPLNGPKAGEKSYVVSNGNPFDLQAQRETEHGKQLPLPAGGRSDNVRDYLKYSSIETLGTPTEIPILVLPVDTPIQFNLASADVIHSFWVPEFLYKRDVMPFPKQNHQDPSFQIEKITRTGAFVGRCAEMCGTYHAMMNFEIRAVSQKDFQRYIALRANDKLSNAAALEAICQEPKSVTTVPFETRRKTGGDTPKYLGNAFDTRLSNCTPRT, encoded by the coding sequence ATGAAATTGGCACACGATGAACGGTCCACGGCGCGGCGCGCCATGACCGCATCGCGCAAGGTCAAGCGGGTCGGCCTAGTCGCCGCACTGGGCCTCGCCGCACTGGTCATGACCGGCTGTGGGCCCCGCGAGGCCCTCCGCTTCGGCTGGCCGACCGGCGTGACGCCCGAGGCGAAAGAGATGGGTCACCTGTGGACCTGGGCCGTCATCGCCTCGTTGATCGTCGGCTTCATGGTCTGGATGGTCATCTTCTGGTGCATCACCTTCTTCCGCCACCGCGACGGCGACGACTCCTTCCCGCGGCAGACCGCGTACAACATGCCGGTCGAGCTGACGCTGATCACGCTGCCGTTCCTGGCGATCGCGGTGCTCTTCTACTTCACCGTCGTCGTCGAGAACAAGGTCGAGGGCAAGCCCTACGACCCGGGCGTCACCGTCGACGTCACCGCGTTCCAGTGGAACTGGAAGTTCGGCTACGACCAGATTCGTGACCCGCTCAACGGTCCGAAGGCCGGGGAGAAGAGCTACGTCGTCTCCAACGGCAACCCCTTCGACCTGCAGGCGCAGCGCGAGACCGAGCACGGCAAGCAGCTCCCGTTGCCGGCCGGTGGTCGCAGCGACAACGTGCGCGACTACCTGAAGTACTCGAGCATCGAGACGCTGGGCACGCCGACCGAGATCCCCATCCTGGTCCTGCCGGTCGACACGCCGATCCAGTTCAACCTGGCCTCGGCCGACGTCATCCACTCCTTCTGGGTGCCGGAGTTCCTGTACAAGCGCGACGTGATGCCGTTCCCGAAGCAGAACCATCAGGACCCGAGCTTCCAGATCGAGAAGATCACCCGCACGGGTGCGTTCGTCGGCCGCTGCGCCGAGATGTGCGGCACCTACCACGCGATGATGAACTTCGAGATCCGCGCGGTGAGTCAGAAGGATTTCCAGCGCTACATCGCACTGCGCGCCAACGACAAGTTGAGCAACGCCGCGGCGCTGGAGGCCATCTGCCAGGAGCCCAAGTCGGTCACCACGGTGCCGTTCGAGACGCGCCGCAAGACCGGCGGTGACACCCCGAAGTACCTCGGCAACGCGTTCGACACCCGGCTGTCCAACTGCACGCCGCGAACCTAG